Proteins from one uncultured Desulfuromonas sp. genomic window:
- a CDS encoding chemotaxis protein CheD translates to MSNVILGVGEFGASRTAGDIVKTFALGSCVAVILMCPKTRTVGMVHVALPESKINPEKVKTRPGYFADTGIPALLKQMADMGCDPRGRGFIVKLAGGAKIMDPNNTFNIGKRNALAIKKVLWKYALGPVAEDLGSTYSRTVSVLVSSGEVILSSPGRGEWKL, encoded by the coding sequence ATGAGCAATGTGATTCTAGGTGTTGGCGAATTCGGGGCATCCCGAACAGCCGGAGACATTGTAAAGACGTTCGCTCTGGGGTCTTGCGTCGCTGTCATCCTGATGTGTCCAAAAACGCGCACGGTCGGCATGGTGCACGTCGCACTGCCGGAATCAAAAATCAACCCGGAAAAAGTGAAGACCCGTCCCGGTTATTTTGCCGATACCGGCATTCCAGCGCTGCTGAAACAAATGGCAGACATGGGCTGCGACCCCCGCGGACGCGGTTTTATTGTCAAATTGGCCGGCGGCGCAAAAATCATGGACCCCAACAACACCTTCAACATCGGCAAGCGCAATGCTCTGGCCATCAAAAAGGTGTTGTGGAAATATGCCCTGGGTCCCGTTGCCGAAGATCTCGGCTCCACGTACAGCCGAACGGTGTCGGTGTTGGTGTCCAGCGGAGAAGTTATTCTGTCCTCGCCCGGACGCGGAGAGTGGAAACTATAG